ACGCCGTTCGCGATCTGCTCCGTGATGCTGGGGGTTCGTCTGGCTGGAAGCAGGTCGGCAAGTTTCACTTCGACTCAGACTCCTTGTTGTGCGGGATTATTTGATGCGACGAAGCTCCGCAATGTCAACAGCACGTTTGATGAGCGGCAGATCCGCAACGTCCTCTTTTGTCGCCATTGTCTCCTTGATGGCGGCCACGTCGGTCTTGAGCGTCTGTAGTTCCTGGCGGATCGGCTCCAACTCCGCTCGCAGGATCGTTTGCAGCAGTTGCTTGAGTTCGTGGTTCATAATGATCAATCCTCCGGCTCCTCGTCATCGTCGTTCTCGATGTCCTCTTTGATGATGGCCCACATCTTGATGAGCTTGCGGATCTTATCCTCCGGTGCAGATGCGAGATCGTGGAAGAATACCGCGAATTTCGGATGCTCGCGCATTTCCTGAAGGACTTTTTGTTCTTCGAGCGTGAGGTCGAATGCTTGTCCGAAGACTAAAGCATTATTATCAGTATTGGGTTCGTCTGTTAAACCGAGTAGATAATCTGTGGTTGTCTCGTAAAACTCCGCCAATTTCTTTAATGTTTCTGGATCAGGCTTACGTTCATCGGCCTCGTAACGAGATAATTGCACATTACTGATCCCAATAGCTTGCGCGACACGTAATTGCGACATATTGCGTTTTTCACGAACATACTTCAGGCGTTCTCC
This portion of the Effusibacillus pohliae DSM 22757 genome encodes:
- a CDS encoding helix-turn-helix domain-containing protein encodes the protein MTLGERLKYVREKRNMSQLRVAQAIGISNVQLSRYEADERKPDPETLKKLAEFYETTTDYLLGLTDEPNTDNNALVFGQAFDLTLEEQKVLQEMREHPKFAVFFHDLASAPEDKIRKLIKMWAIIKEDIENDDDEEPED